A window of the Oncorhynchus masou masou isolate Uvic2021 chromosome 13, UVic_Omas_1.1, whole genome shotgun sequence genome harbors these coding sequences:
- the LOC135551911 gene encoding protein FAM8A1-like encodes MATASTTENGPTSRSEESQEAQANVNATTEYCAKLQEWMWQYYWGYANWQSWMTLTTFPFPPCNFPVAGNYQAPTGTPWPAGQPTLDARYGYNYPGIGYPFPFAAPPTTGFQTGQQMTAGTLPHDARPVQQQNGNAPQAGREYTIPSPLHRFLAEMVDFFILFCVKATIILWIMHLSGMKDITKFVTHFIVEEIDENTSMEDLQKMMAVALVYRVLVCFYEIICIWGAGGATPGKFLLGLRVVTCNSSVLVRPNRVLVVPASNVTLSASTVRALNKNFSIAFLFPVFIILLFFQHNRTVYDVVAGTIVVQRRGAR; translated from the exons ATGGCCACAGCCAGTACTACAGAGAATGGGCCGACTTCGCGTTCCGAGGAGAGCCAAGAAGCGCAAGCAAATGTCAACGCCACAACTGAATACTGCGCAAAGTTACAGGAATGGATGTGGCAGTACTACTGGGGCTATGCAAATTGGCAAAGCTGGATGACTCTGACTACGTTTCCTTTTCCCCCGTGCAATTTTCCCGTAGCTGGAAACTATCAAGCACCGACTGGAACTCCATGGCCCGCTGGACAACCAACTTTAGATGCCCGATATGGGTACAACTATCCGGGAATAGGGTACCCCTTTCCATTCGCTGCGCCCCCGACTACGGGCTTTCAGACAGGGCAGCAGATGACAGCTGGGACACTGCCTCATGATGCAAGGCCAGTGCAACAACAGAACGGAAACGCACCTCAAGCAG GTCGGGAATACACCATCCCTTCTCCCCTCCACAGATTCCTAGCAGAGATGGTGGacttctttattttattttgtgtcaAGGCAACCATCATCCTGTGGATTATGCACCTTAGTGGCATGAA GGACATCACTAAGTTCGTCACCCACTTCATAGTTGAGGAGATAGATGAGAACACGTCTATGGAGGACCTGCAGAAGATGATGGCAGTAGCTCTGGTCTACAGGGTGCTGGTCTGTTTCTATGAG ATCATCTGTATCTGGGGGGCGGGCGGTGCCACCCCAGGGAAGTTCCTTCTTGGTCTTCGGGTCGTGACATGTAACAGTTCAGTCCTGGTCCGACCTAACCGAGTACTGGTGGTACCGGCATCTAACGTCACCCTGTCCGC tTCCACGGTGCGGGCGTTGAACAAGAACTTCTCCATTGCCTTCCTGTTCCCCGTCTTCattatcctcctcttcttccaacaCAACAGGACTGTCTATGATGTTGTAGCTGGAACCATCGTGGTGCAGCGCAGAGGGGCCAGATAA